Proteins encoded together in one Candidatus Methylomirabilota bacterium window:
- a CDS encoding M20 family metallopeptidase produces the protein MARRGVLQAALERIDPDELVELTRKLVRIPSVVRPGDPAAGEAAVARRVEQWLATEGFALEVHEAAPGRPNVVAWLGEKGSGRCLLLEGHTDVVTEGDPAEWTHPPFAAELADGRIYGRGAADMKGGLAAAMVAAAAIKRSGAAFRGKLVVGALADEEGDMLGAKHFCATPIGRELDAAIICEPEQNELCLEQRGVVWARVAIHGRMAHGAMPEAGVNPIVALGALLDEVPRLEKRLRRLCRRSPRLRPPTVTPTVVRAPVEGVPQSNVIPSQAHAVLDVRLTPGPDERAVAAELDAACAAAMTRAPGARIEWRTVNGYRLATRTERREALVRAMVKGVRQATGKPPRFGGVPGSTDGTILRMTLGIPIVTCGPGNRLIPHQVDEYVEVAELVAAARIYVASALNFLS, from the coding sequence GTGGCGCGGAGGGGGGTTCTCCAAGCCGCGCTCGAGCGCATCGATCCCGACGAGCTCGTCGAGTTGACGCGGAAGCTCGTCCGCATCCCGAGCGTCGTGAGGCCGGGCGATCCGGCCGCCGGCGAGGCGGCGGTCGCCCGCCGCGTCGAGCAGTGGCTCGCCACGGAAGGCTTCGCGCTCGAGGTCCACGAGGCCGCGCCGGGACGGCCGAACGTCGTCGCCTGGCTCGGCGAGAAGGGCAGCGGGCGATGCCTGCTCCTCGAGGGCCACACCGACGTCGTCACCGAGGGCGACCCGGCGGAGTGGACGCACCCGCCCTTCGCCGCCGAGCTCGCGGACGGGCGCATCTACGGGCGCGGCGCCGCGGACATGAAGGGGGGCCTCGCCGCGGCGATGGTCGCGGCGGCCGCGATCAAGCGGAGCGGCGCCGCGTTCCGCGGCAAGCTCGTCGTCGGCGCGCTCGCGGACGAGGAAGGCGACATGCTCGGCGCCAAGCACTTCTGCGCGACGCCGATCGGCCGCGAGCTCGACGCGGCGATCATCTGCGAGCCGGAGCAGAACGAGCTCTGCCTCGAGCAGCGCGGCGTTGTCTGGGCGCGCGTCGCGATCCACGGCCGGATGGCGCACGGCGCGATGCCCGAGGCGGGCGTGAACCCGATCGTGGCCCTCGGGGCGCTGCTCGACGAGGTCCCGAGGCTCGAGAAGCGCCTGCGGAGGCTCTGCCGCCGGAGCCCGCGCCTCCGTCCGCCGACCGTGACGCCGACGGTCGTCCGGGCGCCCGTCGAGGGCGTGCCCCAGTCGAACGTGATTCCCTCGCAGGCCCACGCCGTCCTCGACGTGCGGCTCACGCCGGGTCCCGACGAGCGGGCGGTGGCGGCGGAGCTCGACGCCGCCTGCGCGGCGGCGATGACGCGCGCGCCCGGCGCGAGGATCGAGTGGCGGACGGTGAACGGCTACCGGCTCGCGACGCGCACCGAGCGGCGTGAGGCCCTCGTCCGCGCCATGGTGAAGGGCGTGCGCCAGGCGACGGGCAAGCCGCCGCGCTTCGGCGGCGTCCCGGGCTCGACCGACGGCACGATCCTCCGGATGACGCTCGGCATCCCGATCGTCACCTGCGGGCCCGGCAACCGGCTGATCCCCCACCAGGTGGACGAGTACGTCGAGGTGGCCGAGCTCGTCGCCGCGGCGCGGATCTACGTCGCGTCGGCGCTGAACTTCCTGAGCTAG
- the amrB gene encoding AmmeMemoRadiSam system protein B — MAEYLPRLRHVDAFPVEHEGRPCLALRDPAGYTDAIVVLPQPLLEIVSLFDGEHSILDIQAAVMRRHGELLPRARLEAIADALDAQGFLDSARFAERRAAVDGAYLGAPSRPASHAGGAYPADPGDLRVTFDAFFAPPGGPGLVDGQAGGAERVRAVIAPHIDFHRGGPAYAWAYRDVAERSDADLFVVFGTCHAGMEHPFALTRKDYDTPLGKAPVARDFVEALAARARQDCFASELAHRAEHSIEFQAVFLRYLYAGRRDIEIVPVLASFAHEALARGVGPEDDPRVARFLDALGETVAASGRRVALVAGADLAHMGPRFGDPEPVSPEDLERIGSEDREMLATVEAADARAFFESVARDGDRRRICGLSPIYALLRALGGSPGTLRRYAQWPDPQGVVTFASVVF; from the coding sequence GTGGCCGAGTATCTCCCGCGCCTCCGCCACGTGGACGCCTTCCCCGTCGAGCACGAAGGGCGGCCGTGCCTGGCGCTCCGCGACCCCGCGGGCTACACCGACGCCATCGTCGTTCTGCCGCAGCCGCTCCTCGAGATCGTGTCGCTCTTCGACGGCGAGCACTCGATCCTCGACATCCAGGCGGCCGTCATGCGGCGTCACGGCGAGCTCCTGCCGCGCGCGCGGCTCGAGGCGATTGCGGACGCGCTCGACGCCCAGGGGTTCCTCGACAGCGCGCGCTTCGCCGAGCGCCGGGCGGCGGTGGACGGCGCGTACCTCGGCGCGCCGAGCCGGCCCGCGTCGCACGCGGGCGGCGCGTACCCCGCGGACCCCGGCGACCTCCGCGTGACCTTCGACGCGTTCTTCGCGCCGCCGGGCGGGCCCGGCCTCGTGGACGGGCAGGCCGGCGGCGCCGAGCGCGTGCGCGCCGTCATCGCGCCCCACATCGACTTCCACCGGGGCGGGCCGGCGTACGCGTGGGCGTACCGCGACGTCGCCGAGCGCTCGGACGCCGACCTCTTCGTCGTCTTCGGCACGTGCCACGCCGGGATGGAGCATCCGTTCGCGCTCACGCGGAAGGACTACGACACGCCGCTCGGCAAGGCACCGGTGGCGCGCGACTTCGTGGAGGCGCTGGCCGCGCGGGCGCGCCAGGACTGCTTCGCCTCGGAGCTCGCCCATCGCGCCGAGCACTCGATCGAGTTCCAGGCGGTGTTCCTGCGCTACCTCTACGCGGGCCGCCGCGACATCGAGATCGTCCCGGTGCTGGCGAGCTTCGCTCACGAGGCGCTCGCGCGCGGGGTCGGGCCCGAGGACGACCCGCGCGTCGCGCGCTTCCTCGACGCCCTCGGCGAGACGGTCGCGGCGAGCGGCCGGCGCGTCGCCCTCGTGGCCGGCGCCGACCTCGCCCACATGGGCCCGCGCTTCGGCGACCCGGAGCCCGTGTCGCCGGAGGACCTCGAGCGGATCGGCAGCGAGGACCGGGAGATGCTCGCCACGGTGGAGGCGGCGGACGCGCGGGCGTTCTTCGAGTCGGTCGCGCGTGACGGCGACCGCCGGCGGATCTGCGGGCTCTCGCCGATCTACGCGCTGCTCCGGGCTCTCGGCGGCTCTCCAGGGACGCTGCGCCGCTACGCGCAGTGGCCCGACCCGCAGGGCGTCGTGACTTTCGCGAGCGTGGTGTTCTGA
- a CDS encoding PCYCGC motif-containing (lipo)protein: MAGAQEVTVDSIGDQVQTLARGRLPVFAEKGELGRLYAFAAEHRNTLEWMPCTCGCGSLGHGSNRSCYVKAETESRVTFTSHAATUTLCLDITRDVMRLKAEGKPLAEIRAAIDAKYLRFGPPTPTPRPKS; encoded by the coding sequence ATGGCCGGCGCCCAGGAGGTCACGGTGGACTCGATCGGCGACCAGGTCCAGACGCTGGCGCGCGGCCGGCTCCCGGTCTTCGCCGAGAAGGGCGAGCTCGGACGCCTCTACGCCTTCGCCGCCGAGCACCGGAACACGCTCGAGTGGATGCCGTGCACCTGCGGCTGCGGCAGCCTCGGCCACGGCTCGAACCGGTCCTGCTACGTGAAGGCCGAGACGGAGAGCCGCGTCACGTTCACGAGCCACGCGGCGACCTGAACGCTCTGCCTGGACATCACGCGTGACGTGATGCGCTTGAAGGCCGAGGGCAAGCCGCTCGCCGAGATCCGCGCGGCCATCGACGCGAAGTATCTGCGGTTCGGCCCGCCGACGCCGACGCCGCGGCCGAAGTCGTAG
- a CDS encoding thiamine pyrophosphate-binding protein → MKVAAVLMEILKSAGVRHLFGNPGTTELPFLDALPDSGLEYVLALQEAAAVAAADGYAQASGTLGVVNVHVAPGLGNSISILHNAARAKSPLVLTAGQQDTRFLMHQPILAADLVRMAEPFAKWAYEVRRPEEAPVALRRALKVALTPPTGPVFLSLPMDLTGAVVEDAGAGPPEVATRARPEAGAVRRAAELLAAAKAPLVIAGDGVARAGAVAELVALAELLGARVHGEPVYRRISFPGNHGLWRGGLFPSPAGVAKALAEADAVLIVGASVFTWFLHTEGMPFRRGLTVVQVDDDAWEIGRSYPVTLGIVADPRETLRELAQALVPLLDEAARKAAAERGAKLRTARGELTARATAAGEAEAQRTPIGQAYLMHTLASLLPPDAIVVDESATSLPFVLRYMPFATPGSFYGSKTGTLGWGMGAALGVQLAAPGRKVVATIGDGSVMYSPQALWTAAHYRLPITYVVPNNSSYAILKSGMLSLDLESAKRGIYPGMDLVDPEIDYVALARSLGVRAESVEKPGELRDVLAACLAHPGPSLVAVAIDRGFKAML, encoded by the coding sequence ATGAAGGTCGCGGCCGTCCTCATGGAGATCTTGAAGTCCGCCGGCGTCCGCCACCTCTTCGGCAACCCGGGCACGACGGAGCTGCCGTTCCTCGACGCGCTGCCGGACTCGGGCCTCGAGTACGTGCTGGCGCTCCAGGAGGCGGCCGCCGTGGCGGCCGCCGACGGGTACGCCCAGGCCTCGGGGACGCTCGGCGTCGTCAACGTCCACGTGGCGCCCGGCCTCGGGAACAGCATCTCGATCCTCCACAACGCCGCGCGGGCCAAGAGCCCGCTCGTCCTCACCGCCGGCCAGCAGGACACGCGCTTTCTCATGCACCAGCCGATCCTCGCCGCGGACCTCGTGCGCATGGCCGAGCCGTTCGCGAAGTGGGCCTACGAGGTTCGCCGCCCGGAGGAGGCGCCCGTCGCGCTGCGCCGCGCCCTCAAGGTGGCGCTGACGCCGCCGACGGGGCCCGTCTTCCTCTCGCTGCCGATGGACCTGACGGGCGCGGTCGTCGAGGACGCGGGCGCGGGGCCGCCCGAGGTCGCGACCCGCGCGCGCCCGGAGGCCGGCGCGGTGCGCCGCGCTGCGGAGCTGCTCGCCGCGGCGAAGGCGCCGCTCGTGATCGCGGGCGACGGCGTGGCGCGCGCGGGCGCCGTCGCCGAGCTCGTGGCGCTCGCCGAGCTCCTCGGCGCGCGCGTCCACGGCGAGCCCGTCTACCGGCGGATCAGCTTCCCGGGCAACCACGGGCTCTGGCGCGGAGGACTGTTCCCGTCGCCCGCGGGGGTCGCGAAGGCGCTTGCCGAGGCCGACGCCGTGCTGATCGTCGGCGCGAGCGTCTTCACGTGGTTCCTCCACACCGAGGGCATGCCGTTTCGCCGCGGACTCACGGTCGTGCAGGTGGACGACGACGCGTGGGAGATCGGACGCAGCTATCCCGTCACGCTCGGCATCGTCGCCGACCCGCGCGAGACGCTGCGCGAGCTCGCTCAGGCGCTCGTCCCGCTCCTCGACGAGGCCGCGCGCAAGGCGGCGGCGGAGCGCGGCGCGAAGCTCCGGACGGCCCGGGGCGAGCTGACGGCGCGCGCGACGGCGGCCGGGGAAGCGGAGGCCCAGCGGACGCCGATCGGCCAGGCGTACCTCATGCACACGCTGGCCTCGCTCCTGCCCCCGGACGCGATCGTCGTGGACGAGTCGGCGACGTCGCTCCCGTTCGTGCTGCGCTACATGCCGTTCGCCACGCCGGGCTCCTTCTACGGGTCGAAGACGGGCACGCTCGGGTGGGGGATGGGGGCGGCGCTCGGCGTCCAGCTCGCCGCGCCGGGGCGCAAGGTCGTCGCCACCATCGGCGACGGCTCGGTCATGTACTCGCCGCAGGCCCTCTGGACGGCCGCGCACTACCGGCTGCCGATCACGTACGTCGTGCCGAATAACTCGTCCTACGCGATCCTCAAGTCGGGGATGCTGAGCCTCGACCTCGAGTCGGCCAAGCGCGGGATCTACCCGGGAATGGATCTGGTGGATCCCGAGATCGACTACGTCGCCCTCGCCCGCTCGCTCGGCGTGCGGGCCGAGAGCGTGGAGAAGCCCGGCGAGCTGCGCGACGTGCTGGCCGCCTGCCTCGCCCATCCCGGGCCCTCGCTCGTCGCGGTCGCGATCGACCGC